GAGCTTATTTACTTGGGGTAGATGAGTGGCAAAAGCATTGGATATGGTGTCTAAACTCCAACAAAACATTCCACTATTCCAATAAAAGCCGCCTTGAGCAAGAAAGCTTTTGGCAGTAGGCAAATCTGGCTTCTCTTTGAAGCGTTTTACAGCGAACAAATCTTCTTCCAATTTGTCTCCGGCTTCTATGTATCCGTATCCGGTTGCAGGGTAATCTGGTACAATTCCAAAAGTTATCAAACGCTCTTTTGTTGCCGCCTCTACAGCCTGATGCAGCTTGCGGATAAAGGTATCTTGATCTTTTATAATATGGTCTGCAGGCAACACAATCATGGCGGTGTCTTTGGCATATTTGGCTTTTAAATACTCTGTGCTTAGCGCAATACAAGGGGCTGTATTCATGCCAAATGGTTCTATGATGATATTTTCCGGAGCTAATGCGGGTAAATGCTTTTTAACCAGCAGAACCTGACTTTTTGCGGTAACAATATATATGTCGTTCAAAGGGATAATAGGCAGCAGGCGATCTACGGTAAGTTGGATCATCGAACG
This window of the Candidatus Cloacimonadota bacterium genome carries:
- a CDS encoding NTP transferase domain-containing protein, whose product is MTTQKGRMIALIMAGGAGTRFWPMSRNSQPKQFLALDGNRSMIQLTVDRLLPIIPLNDIYIVTAKSQVLLVKKHLPALAPENIIIEPFGMNTAPCIALSTEYLKAKYAKDTAMIVLPADHIIKDQDTFIRKLHQAVEAATKERLITFGIVPDYPATGYGYIEAGDKLEEDLFAVKRFKEKPDLPTAKSFLAQGGFYWNSGMFCWSLDTISNAFATHLPQVNKLCLQIAHAWQQEGLNANIEAIYRQMPRVPIDIGIMEKAEARCVIPADMGWSDVGSWKALAEIIPTDIQGNFASAPLFSKDARNNFIKTNKFTAVIGLDNICVVETDDALLIVSKDRSEDVKYVVEHLKQEELTSLL